From Novipirellula artificiosorum, the proteins below share one genomic window:
- the speA gene encoding biosynthetic arginine decarboxylase, with the protein MSIAESKKWSASDSASLYEIDRWGDGYFSVSDSGRLVVTPGRDPEEQIDLKELVDGLTQRGLDLPILLRFNGILRDRLKRLSECFGEAIEEFGYNNTYRCVFPIKVNQQRDVVAQFVQHGRSYGFGVEAGSKPEMLAVVAMTDSQTPIICNGFKDDDFIHLAMRAQQIGRTVIPVVEKVSELDLILKHAQVIGVRPTIGMRVKLATRGSGRWQASGGYRSKFGLTVAEMLRQLQMLEDRGMADCFKLLHFHVGSQITHIRQLKAAILEAARIYVNLRRRGAGLEILDVGGGLGVDYDGTHSDNESSMNYSMQEYAKDVVYLVQTVCDEADVPHPELISESGRAVAAHHSVLIVNTLGVTHQGSVQDLPADVPDEYEQPVRDLWLTYQDLTEENMLESFHDSQTSLDLAMNLFSGGYLPLEQRVVAENLYFAICHRVREFAGAMEYVPDDVKHLNRLLSDIYFANFSLFQSIPDSWAIDQLFPVMPIHRLEEQPVRHAVIGDITCDSDGKIDRFVGGEGPQRTLLLHHWIANQPYQIGIFMVGAYQEILGDLHNLFGDTHAVHVDMKDGAVRIDSVVKGDTVNEVLGYVQYDNRELSRRWLEAIESAVQRGLIDNTQAGEMIRFYERSLESYTYLSENGNSVSQVKPVADLATEGITP; encoded by the coding sequence ATGAGCATCGCTGAGTCGAAAAAATGGTCCGCGTCGGATTCCGCATCTCTCTATGAAATCGATCGCTGGGGAGACGGCTATTTCTCTGTCTCGGATTCGGGGCGGTTGGTCGTGACCCCCGGCCGTGACCCGGAAGAGCAGATCGACTTGAAGGAGCTGGTGGATGGGTTGACGCAGCGCGGTCTCGATTTGCCGATCCTGCTGCGATTCAACGGCATCCTACGAGACCGGTTGAAGCGGCTGAGCGAGTGCTTTGGTGAAGCGATCGAAGAGTTTGGATACAACAATACCTACCGCTGCGTGTTCCCGATCAAGGTGAACCAGCAGCGTGATGTTGTCGCGCAATTCGTTCAACACGGCCGCAGTTATGGCTTCGGCGTTGAAGCCGGCAGTAAGCCGGAAATGTTGGCGGTTGTCGCGATGACCGATTCGCAAACGCCGATCATTTGCAACGGTTTCAAGGACGACGACTTCATTCATTTGGCGATGCGCGCTCAGCAGATTGGACGCACCGTGATTCCGGTCGTCGAAAAGGTCAGCGAGTTGGATCTCATCTTGAAGCACGCTCAAGTCATCGGGGTGCGGCCAACGATCGGGATGCGCGTCAAGCTAGCGACTCGAGGCTCGGGGCGCTGGCAGGCGAGTGGTGGCTACCGCAGCAAATTCGGTTTAACGGTCGCCGAGATGCTGCGTCAATTGCAGATGCTCGAGGACCGGGGCATGGCCGATTGCTTCAAGCTGTTGCACTTTCATGTGGGCAGCCAAATCACACACATTCGCCAATTGAAAGCGGCGATTCTGGAAGCCGCACGAATCTACGTCAACCTTCGTCGCCGCGGGGCAGGACTGGAAATACTGGATGTCGGTGGCGGCCTAGGCGTCGACTACGATGGTACGCACAGCGACAACGAATCGAGTATGAATTACTCGATGCAGGAATACGCCAAAGACGTGGTCTACTTGGTGCAAACGGTTTGCGACGAAGCCGATGTGCCACATCCAGAACTGATCAGTGAGAGTGGGCGAGCCGTTGCTGCTCACCATAGTGTGTTGATCGTCAATACGCTTGGAGTGACACACCAAGGGAGCGTGCAGGACTTGCCGGCGGATGTGCCGGATGAATACGAGCAACCGGTACGCGACCTTTGGTTGACCTATCAAGATTTGACCGAAGAAAACATGCTAGAATCGTTTCACGATTCGCAGACGTCACTGGATTTGGCAATGAATTTGTTTAGTGGTGGTTACCTGCCGCTTGAGCAACGAGTTGTTGCCGAAAATTTGTACTTTGCTATTTGCCATCGTGTGCGAGAGTTTGCTGGGGCGATGGAATATGTGCCTGACGACGTCAAGCATTTGAACCGATTGTTGTCGGACATCTACTTTGCCAATTTCTCGTTGTTCCAATCCATTCCTGATTCATGGGCAATCGACCAGTTGTTCCCCGTGATGCCCATCCATCGACTTGAAGAACAGCCGGTGCGGCATGCGGTGATTGGCGATATCACGTGTGACAGCGACGGCAAGATCGACCGATTCGTCGGTGGCGAGGGGCCACAGCGGACGTTGCTCTTGCACCACTGGATTGCGAACCAGCCCTACCAGATAGGGATTTTTATGGTCGGTGCCTACCAGGAAATCCTTGGCGATCTGCACAACCTGTTTGGGGACACACATGCTGTTCATGTCGACATGAAAGATGGGGCAGTGAGGATCGATTCGGTCGTGAAAGGGGATACGGTCAACGAAGTGCTAGGCTATGTCCAGTACGACAATCGAGAGCTCAGTCGTCGTTGGCTTGAGGCGATCGAGTCCGCCGTGCAGCGTGGATTGATCGATAACACTCAAGCGGGCGAAATGATTCGTTTTTACGAGCGATCGCTTGAGAGCTACACGTACCTGTCCGAAAACGGCAACTCGGTTTCGCAGGTCAAACCGGTTGCAGATCTGGCGACGGAGGGGATCACCCCTTAA
- a CDS encoding HesB/IscA family protein: protein MAVKLTERAADEVKRFRKEHNFDENMLLRIGVAGGGCSGFNYTLNFDDKFDDKADSKYDWHGVEVVVDKKSALYLDGTTVDWYESLEKQGFTFENPNAVKSCGCGSSFQA, encoded by the coding sequence ATGGCAGTCAAATTAACCGAACGTGCCGCTGACGAAGTGAAGCGGTTTCGTAAAGAGCATAACTTCGACGAGAACATGCTGCTAAGGATCGGCGTTGCCGGTGGCGGATGCAGCGGTTTCAATTACACGCTGAACTTCGATGACAAGTTCGACGACAAGGCCGACAGCAAATATGACTGGCATGGCGTCGAGGTGGTTGTGGATAAGAAAAGTGCGTTGTACCTCGATGGGACCACCGTCGATTGGTACGAGAGCCTCGAGAAGCAAGGCTTTACGTTTGAAAACCCGAATGCGGTCAAAAGTTGTGGTTGCGGAAGCTCGTTTCAAGCGTAG
- a CDS encoding helix-turn-helix domain-containing protein, with product MPKKTDDEWEPDPRGDFPRKVGKWRNRAGKIELRKFKFGRNKNQAKARLARVRELWTFVEQAVELRIQDRSQPVNPYSFDPPNHVEPIWNGDALWIALQLARGKVQIEVTRADESDNSFALKVNQLAAAYPCVVFVPEDSASFDEGTDQLRQAAEFDLRRIHRAAPNILPELAESLFETLDVYVANIRKRDVEATPDGETLTAFGSHKISNVDNIKAHQNDRPIASLDLDGCQDLIDYWRMRPLTIDKRIDPPRQMGKRTCENKIAELGRFFKWLHKNKAFSWRKPEDFDDLKTRVMDLQEERTSIVSMTKRTGYLPSELAVINKHATPLERLLLLLALNCGFKGAEQGTLLLDHLFLNEPHPNRQYLRELCGYEVQAADQFILYKRNKSMVYGEFLLWPQTVKLLEWALMQRKAVVQKYDLNHRNVLITKAGTLYYRQTLGSKNSSQIFTNKWQALIKRVRKSEPDFPYFSFSTLRDTASDAVRQKADGEVSSTFLLHGQPVKSDDLLDLYTKRPFAKLFETQRLLQSEFQPIFDAAPEKIDEQPMQQYTTLDKREQIVELKKEGKTVTEIMEATGVSRMTVIRTLDRLYFKRKKSNSN from the coding sequence ATGCCAAAGAAGACCGACGACGAATGGGAGCCAGATCCCCGTGGAGACTTTCCCCGCAAAGTCGGAAAGTGGCGTAACAGGGCAGGGAAAATTGAGCTGAGGAAGTTCAAGTTCGGTCGCAACAAGAACCAAGCGAAAGCTCGTCTGGCAAGAGTCCGAGAGCTTTGGACATTCGTCGAACAGGCTGTGGAGCTGCGGATTCAAGACCGATCACAACCGGTCAACCCGTACTCCTTTGATCCGCCGAATCACGTTGAGCCAATATGGAACGGCGATGCACTTTGGATTGCACTTCAGTTGGCGAGAGGCAAGGTTCAAATCGAAGTGACGCGAGCTGACGAGAGTGACAACAGCTTCGCCCTAAAAGTCAATCAGCTTGCGGCGGCGTACCCATGCGTTGTCTTTGTCCCAGAAGACAGTGCTTCATTTGATGAAGGTACGGATCAGCTTCGCCAAGCGGCAGAGTTCGATCTCCGTCGAATACATCGGGCAGCACCGAACATACTTCCTGAGCTTGCAGAGTCCTTGTTCGAGACGTTGGATGTGTACGTCGCAAACATACGAAAGAGGGACGTTGAGGCAACTCCAGACGGTGAAACCCTCACGGCGTTCGGTAGTCACAAAATCTCGAATGTGGATAACATCAAGGCCCACCAGAATGATCGTCCAATTGCAAGTCTTGATCTCGATGGGTGTCAAGATTTGATCGACTACTGGCGAATGCGGCCACTCACAATCGACAAGAGAATTGATCCGCCACGGCAGATGGGGAAAAGAACCTGCGAGAACAAGATTGCGGAACTTGGCAGGTTCTTCAAATGGCTCCACAAGAACAAAGCATTTTCTTGGCGGAAGCCAGAAGACTTCGATGACCTAAAAACGCGAGTCATGGATCTGCAAGAAGAACGCACGAGTATCGTGAGCATGACGAAACGAACGGGCTATCTTCCAAGTGAGTTGGCGGTCATCAACAAACACGCGACACCACTCGAACGTCTGCTTTTGCTGCTCGCACTGAATTGCGGATTCAAAGGTGCTGAACAGGGCACGCTCCTGTTGGATCACTTGTTCCTCAATGAACCGCATCCCAATCGTCAGTATCTGCGTGAGCTATGTGGGTATGAGGTCCAAGCGGCGGATCAGTTCATCCTTTACAAACGCAACAAAAGCATGGTCTATGGCGAGTTTCTGCTTTGGCCGCAAACCGTCAAGCTGCTGGAGTGGGCCTTAATGCAGAGAAAGGCCGTTGTTCAGAAGTATGACTTGAATCATCGCAACGTGCTCATCACGAAGGCGGGTACGCTCTACTATCGCCAGACTTTGGGAAGCAAAAATTCAAGTCAGATATTCACCAATAAGTGGCAAGCGTTGATTAAACGCGTACGAAAAAGCGAGCCCGACTTTCCCTACTTTTCATTTTCAACTCTCAGAGACACCGCGTCGGATGCAGTTCGCCAAAAAGCTGATGGCGAAGTGTCCTCTACCTTTCTTCTGCACGGACAGCCTGTAAAAAGCGATGACTTACTTGACCTCTACACCAAGCGACCATTTGCAAAGCTGTTTGAAACGCAAAGGCTGCTTCAGAGTGAGTTCCAGCCGATTTTTGATGCTGCCCCCGAAAAGATTGACGAGCAACCCATGCAGCAGTACACGACGTTGGACAAGCGTGAACAAATCGTTGAGTTGAAGAAGGAAGGCAAGACGGTCACCGAAATCATGGAGGCAACGGGGGTTTCGCGAATGACCGTGATTCGTACGCTGGACCGGCTCTATTTCAAAAGAAAGAAGTCTAACTCAAATTGA
- a CDS encoding recombinase family protein, producing MKLVPYYRCSTSKQAKSGLGLEGQEATVSLFAKAHGAQVLKPYVEVESGKRADRPELAKAVAHARRAKATLIIAKLDRLARNVHFLSGLMEAGVKFVACDQPSANDLTIHILAAVAQDEAKRISDRTKAALAAYKARGGLLGASRPECRNLTAEASRVGAQAAGVVAKKEADTAYTDLYPIMQELRDQGLSLRAIASHLDDEGYETRRGRTWNHVQVRAVLNRFGS from the coding sequence GTGAAATTGGTGCCATACTACCGCTGTTCAACTTCAAAGCAGGCAAAGTCTGGTCTCGGGCTTGAAGGACAAGAGGCAACCGTTTCATTGTTCGCCAAAGCCCACGGAGCACAGGTTCTGAAGCCGTATGTTGAAGTGGAGTCAGGCAAGCGGGCAGACAGACCTGAACTTGCCAAAGCTGTTGCTCATGCTCGACGTGCCAAAGCAACTTTGATCATTGCGAAGCTTGATCGGTTGGCAAGGAACGTTCACTTCCTGAGCGGCCTGATGGAAGCTGGAGTGAAATTCGTCGCCTGCGACCAACCCAGCGCCAACGATCTAACAATTCACATCCTTGCGGCTGTTGCACAGGACGAAGCCAAGCGAATCAGTGACCGAACGAAGGCTGCACTCGCCGCCTACAAAGCACGTGGTGGATTGCTTGGTGCGTCACGACCCGAGTGCCGGAACCTAACGGCTGAAGCCAGCCGAGTCGGAGCACAGGCCGCTGGCGTCGTCGCAAAGAAGGAGGCGGACACCGCCTACACTGATCTCTACCCGATAATGCAAGAGCTTCGAGATCAAGGGCTTTCACTACGCGCGATTGCCAGTCACCTAGACGACGAAGGATACGAGACACGACGTGGACGCACTTGGAATCATGTTCAAGTGCGTGCCGTGCTGAATCGGTTTGGCTCCTGA
- a CDS encoding metallophosphoesterase family protein: MIRTIAIGDIHGCSIALESLINAIDPQPKDTIIPLGDYVDRGIDSKGVLDQLIKLGDRCHLVPILGNHDQMMLHAKNGRSDFQFWLNCGGDAALDSYGSSSQLDLIPSSHFRFLKSCHSYFETETHIFLHANYKPDVPLEKQDDKTIRWLSLRDYVPRTRHCSGKTVVAGHTPQPEILDLGFLICLDTGVCDGGWLTALDVESGKVWQVNEAGEIRK, encoded by the coding sequence ATGATCAGGACCATCGCAATCGGCGACATTCATGGGTGTTCCATCGCTCTTGAATCATTGATCAACGCCATTGATCCGCAACCCAAAGACACGATCATCCCGTTGGGAGACTACGTTGACAGAGGGATCGACTCCAAGGGCGTACTGGACCAGTTGATAAAACTTGGCGACCGCTGTCATTTGGTCCCAATACTCGGCAATCATGACCAGATGATGCTCCACGCGAAAAATGGACGTTCCGACTTTCAGTTCTGGCTCAACTGTGGAGGTGACGCAGCGCTCGATTCCTACGGCTCAAGCAGTCAGCTTGATCTGATTCCGTCTTCCCATTTTCGGTTTCTAAAAAGTTGTCATTCGTATTTCGAGACCGAAACGCACATCTTTTTGCACGCTAACTACAAGCCCGATGTGCCACTTGAAAAGCAGGACGACAAGACAATCCGCTGGCTTTCACTTCGAGACTACGTGCCGCGAACGCGGCATTGCTCAGGCAAAACGGTCGTCGCTGGACATACACCACAGCCAGAGATCCTCGACTTGGGATTTCTGATCTGCCTCGATACTGGTGTCTGCGATGGTGGATGGTTGACGGCACTTGATGTTGAATCAGGCAAAGTCTGGCAGGTCAACGAGGCAGGTGAAATAAGGAAGTAG
- a CDS encoding ArdC family protein: MSNALRTEITSTIVEALAGGNLLPWRKPWSVDPNAPGLHTSLSSGSAYKGINQLLLMCSAMKNDFRSKWWGTFNQIKQQGGRVLKGAKSTVVVLYRPVERTKIDETGSEVDDSFFMMRSFRVFNADQTTLGKFHVSEAVSDGVPFERYEHADEVIDAIGADLRHGGSEAFYHIKGDYIQLPHRSRFESPEAYYETSLHEHMHHSESRLDWDCEKEGYAKGELRAEIGACLLMAELGLPVAQNLDNHASYLQHWLRQLREDPNFIFFVSAQSNKAVDYLLSFSKQPAETEEPAIA, from the coding sequence ATGTCAAACGCCCTTCGAACCGAAATCACTAGCACGATCGTTGAAGCCCTCGCTGGTGGCAATTTGTTGCCTTGGAGAAAGCCATGGAGCGTCGATCCAAATGCTCCGGGACTGCACACCAGCTTGTCATCTGGAAGTGCGTACAAAGGCATCAATCAATTGCTGTTGATGTGCTCGGCGATGAAGAATGATTTTCGATCGAAATGGTGGGGAACATTCAATCAAATCAAACAGCAGGGCGGTCGTGTCTTGAAGGGTGCGAAGTCAACGGTTGTTGTGCTGTACCGGCCTGTTGAACGAACGAAGATCGATGAGACCGGCAGCGAAGTCGATGACTCGTTCTTCATGATGCGATCATTTCGCGTTTTCAATGCGGACCAGACGACGCTGGGAAAATTCCATGTCAGCGAAGCCGTGTCCGATGGTGTTCCGTTTGAACGTTACGAACATGCTGATGAAGTTATCGATGCAATAGGTGCTGATCTGCGACACGGTGGCAGTGAAGCCTTCTATCACATCAAAGGCGACTACATTCAGCTTCCACACCGAAGCCGATTTGAGTCACCCGAAGCGTATTACGAAACGAGTCTGCATGAGCATATGCACCACTCGGAGTCGCGGCTCGATTGGGACTGTGAAAAAGAGGGATACGCAAAAGGCGAATTGCGAGCGGAAATCGGCGCGTGCCTGCTGATGGCGGAACTCGGCCTGCCTGTCGCTCAGAATCTCGATAATCACGCGTCGTATTTGCAGCATTGGTTGCGGCAGTTGAGAGAAGACCCGAATTTCATCTTCTTCGTATCGGCTCAATCCAACAAAGCCGTTGATTACCTGCTGTCGTTCAGCAAGCAACCAGCAGAAACAGAAGAACCAGCCATCGCCTGA
- a CDS encoding sigma-54 interaction domain-containing protein, giving the protein MPRKKILVQWIGHSDLRSLAANSSQARSEKLMAGLRGELPKKEDLGPTKTLLTTQKFDEVRLLTNYSSEFNGWFAKWLGGKPVVREVKLDKPTDYAAIFEIANQELESLKSSKAWSETDLYLHLSPGTPAMTAVWLLLGKTRFPCTFYETFRGKSWVTDVPFDLIDVIPEVLRDPDAHLQHLASQAPSEIEGFEDIAGDSRSIRDAVGRAKRAAIRNVTVLLVGESGTGKEMFAQAIHKSSNRRDKPLRSVNCAALAKSLLESELFGHNKGAFTGADADRKGLFEVADGGTVFLDEIGECDLETQAKLLRVLQPVTGEGPSVRYIQRLGDDKDRRVDVRIIAATNKDLFTAIKNGEFREDLYYRLAGISIRLPPLRDRKTDIPKIAERFMGLLNTQFEADQPGYEHKSLSASAISFVKSQPWNGNVRQLYNALMQAAVLTDGKTIGRKEVAASIAEMPDSASRSRGLVDRPLGEEFDLEDHLNDIRGQYLRRAMEESDGVKAKAARLLGMKNYQTLDAQLKRLDVSGDWSTET; this is encoded by the coding sequence ATGCCGCGAAAGAAGATTCTCGTTCAATGGATCGGTCATTCCGACCTGCGATCGCTGGCTGCGAATAGCTCGCAGGCCCGTAGCGAGAAGCTTATGGCCGGACTCCGAGGGGAGCTTCCGAAGAAAGAGGACTTGGGGCCAACGAAGACGCTGTTGACTACCCAGAAGTTCGACGAGGTCCGGTTGTTGACCAATTACTCGTCGGAATTCAATGGCTGGTTTGCCAAGTGGCTTGGTGGTAAGCCGGTTGTGCGAGAGGTCAAGCTGGACAAGCCCACCGACTACGCCGCGATCTTTGAGATAGCCAATCAAGAACTCGAATCTCTCAAGTCATCCAAGGCTTGGTCTGAAACCGATCTCTACCTGCATCTAAGCCCCGGTACTCCGGCAATGACTGCAGTTTGGTTGCTGCTTGGAAAAACTCGCTTTCCTTGCACTTTCTACGAGACGTTCAGAGGTAAGTCGTGGGTCACGGATGTGCCGTTTGATCTGATCGATGTTATTCCAGAAGTGCTTCGTGACCCCGATGCTCATTTGCAGCACTTGGCATCACAGGCACCGTCTGAGATCGAAGGCTTCGAAGACATCGCAGGTGATAGCCGTTCAATCCGTGACGCTGTCGGTCGCGCTAAACGTGCAGCCATTCGCAACGTCACTGTCTTGCTCGTCGGCGAAAGTGGAACCGGCAAAGAGATGTTTGCCCAAGCGATTCACAAGTCGAGCAATCGCCGAGATAAACCGCTGAGGTCCGTTAATTGCGCCGCGCTGGCGAAGTCATTGTTGGAGTCCGAGTTGTTCGGGCACAACAAGGGAGCCTTTACGGGAGCGGACGCTGATCGAAAAGGACTTTTCGAAGTCGCCGACGGTGGCACAGTCTTCTTGGACGAGATCGGCGAATGTGATCTGGAAACACAAGCCAAGTTGCTGCGTGTGCTTCAACCCGTCACCGGTGAAGGTCCGTCTGTTCGATACATCCAACGACTAGGTGATGACAAAGATCGCCGAGTTGATGTGCGAATCATCGCGGCGACGAACAAGGATCTTTTTACTGCGATCAAGAATGGTGAGTTCCGAGAAGACCTGTATTACCGGTTGGCCGGGATCTCAATCAGACTCCCACCACTTCGAGATCGTAAGACAGACATCCCCAAGATCGCAGAGCGCTTCATGGGCTTGCTGAACACGCAATTCGAGGCCGATCAGCCCGGCTACGAGCACAAATCCCTTTCTGCTTCCGCAATTTCATTTGTGAAATCACAGCCTTGGAACGGCAATGTACGGCAGCTCTACAACGCTTTAATGCAGGCGGCAGTATTAACTGACGGAAAAACAATTGGGCGTAAAGAAGTGGCTGCTTCGATCGCAGAAATGCCTGATTCGGCCAGTCGATCCCGTGGACTTGTGGACCGTCCGCTTGGCGAGGAATTCGATCTCGAAGATCACCTTAACGATATACGGGGGCAGTATTTGCGCCGGGCGATGGAAGAGTCTGATGGAGTCAAAGCCAAGGCGGCTCGGCTGCTTGGGATGAAGAATTACCAGACCTTGGACGCGCAGCTGAAACGGCTCGACGTTTCGGGCGATTGGAGCACCGAAACATGA